A section of the Mangifera indica cultivar Alphonso chromosome 12, CATAS_Mindica_2.1, whole genome shotgun sequence genome encodes:
- the LOC123193691 gene encoding serine/threonine/tyrosine-protein kinase HT1-like has product MGEDANSWIRRTKFSHTVYYRLDSSKWASINFDLPERTSGLKLRPFTASSNEKSVPGNSQIQKNPINKQRSLSPLPETVLSDTFKEARSNTKRFSTPLPRRKESGRERGLGGKFSKKHSHKETKPSSNSFSTSPLNHLGSLRISDKFKTRKESAWTKYFDYGGGRVNAVEAADEYDVDLAQLFLGLRFAHGAHSRLYHGIYKDEPVAVKIIRVPDDDENGNMAARLEKQFSREVTLLSRLHHPNVIKFVAACRKPPVYFVITEYLSEGSLRAYLHKLEQKSLPLQKLIAIALDIARGMEYIHSQGIIHRDLKPENVLIDEGFHLKIADFGIACEELYCDAWADDPGTYRWMAPEMIKHKSYGRKVDVYSFGLILWEMVAGTIPYEDMNPIQAAFAVVNKNLRPVIPVDCPPAMQALIEQCWSLHPEKRPEFWHIVKVLEQFESSLARDGTLKLVQNPVCQDHKKKLLHWIQKLGPVHPNSSPLPKPKFS; this is encoded by the exons ATGGGTGAAGATGCTAATTCTTGGATAAGGAGAACAAAGTTTTCTCACACTGTTTATTATAGGCTTGATTCTTCTAAATGGgcttctattaattttgatttaccAGAAAGGACTTCTGGATTGAAATTAAGGCCCTTCACAGCTTCTTCAAACGAGAAATCAGTTCCCGGTAATTCTCAGATTCAGAAAAATCCAATCAACAAGCAGAGATCTTTGTCTCCCCTTCCTGAAACAGTTCTCTCTGATACGTTCAAGGAAGCAAGGTCTAATACTAAAAGATTTTCAACTCCACTTCCTAGGAGGAAAGAATCGGGGAGAGAGAGAGGACTTGGGGGAAAATTTTCCAAGAAACATTCTCATAAAGAAACCAAGCCGTCATCAAATTCATTTAGTACAAGCCCACTTAATCACCTGGGTTCTCTGAGAATCAGTGATAAATTCAAGACCAGAAAGGAGTCAGCCTGGACCAAGTATTTTGACTATGGTGGAGGCAGGGTTAACGCGGTTGAGGCTGCAGATGAATATGATGTTGATCTTGCTCAGCTGTTTCTTGGGCTTCGGTTTGCTCATGGGGCACATAGCAGGCTTTATCATGGGATATACAAGGATGAGCCTGTTGCGGTGAAGATTATTAGAGTACCTGATGATGACGAAAATGGAAACATGGCAGCTCGGTTAGAGAAGCAATTCAGTCGGGAAGTTACTCTTTTATCTCGGCTCCACCATCCAAATGTCATCAAG TTTGTAGCAGCATGTAGAAAGCCACCGGTATATTTTGTCATTACAGAATATCTGTCAGAAGGTTCCTTGAGGGCCTACCTGCACAAACTTGAGCAAAAATCCCTTCCCTTACAGAAATTGATTGCAATTGCGCTGGATATTGCACGGGGAATGGAATACATTCACTCTCAAGGCATCATTCATCGAGATCTTAAGCCAGAAAATGTCCTTATAGATGAAGGATTCCATCTGAAAATTGCTGATTTTGGCATAGCTTGTGAAGAACTGTACTGTGATGCATGGGCAGATGACCCAGGAACTTATCGTTGGATGGCACCTGAGATGATCAAGCACAAATCGTATGGGCGAAAGGTTGATGTTTACAGTTTCGGACTCATCTTGTGGGAAATGGTGGCTGGAACAATCCCATACGAGGATATGAATCCCATCCAAGCTGCTTTTGCAGTTGTGAATAAG AATTTGCGACCTGTTATTCCAGTGGATTGTCCACCTGCAATGCAAGCTTTAATTGAGCAATGTTGGTCCTTGCATCCAGAGAAGAGGCCTGAGTTCTGGCACATTGTGAAAGTATTGGAGCAATTTGAATCTTCTCTTGCCCGTGATGGAACCCTGAAGCTGGTACAAAACCCAGTTTGCCAAGATCATAAGAAAAAACTCCTTCATTGGATTCAAAAGCTAGGTCCCGTACATCCTAATAGCTCACCATTGCCTAAACCTAAATTCTCATGA